From one Rhodamnia argentea isolate NSW1041297 chromosome 1, ASM2092103v1, whole genome shotgun sequence genomic stretch:
- the LOC115750264 gene encoding DNA-directed RNA polymerase V subunit 7-like isoform X1, which produces MLCEGELVKYVCPGKPDSNGLISRRSIITSLLKYLLCEKASKDHGYFLAITSIKSISLKLVNEVRFPLFRVIFNCRTFMPFQGEILQGVVDQVFRSGMGLLLRSGPLKWVYLSAIKMPGYSFIPGENPSFLHDKFGKIEAGVVVRFSVLSFRWIGRRWGDARNELAVLASIEGEYLGPLPEVQPDDIVL; this is translated from the coding sequence ATGCTTTGTGAAGGAGAATTGGTCAAGTATGTCTGCCCTGGTAAGCCAGACAGTAATGGATTGATTTCTCGAAGGTCAATAATAACAAGCCTCTTGAAGTACTTATTATGTGAAAAGGCGAGCAAGGATCATGGCTACTTTCTGGCCATAACATCCATTAAAAGCATCAGTTTGAAACTGGTCAACGAGGTTCGGTTTCCGTTGTTCCGCGTGATATTCAATTGCCGCACTTTCATGCCATTCCAGGGAGAAATCTTGCAGGGGGTTGTGGACCAGGTATTCAGGTCAGGAATGGGTTTGCTCCTCAGAAGTGGACCTTTAAAATGGGTGTATCTCTCAGCGATTAAAATGCCAGGTTACAGCTTTATTCCTGGAGAAAatccttcttttcttcatgACAAGTTCGGGAAAATAGAAGCCGGTGTCGTGGTTCGTTTTTCAGTGCTCAGCTTTAGATGGATAGGGAGAAGATGGGGGGATGCAAGGAATGAGCTTGCCGTCCTTGCTAGTATAGAAGGAGAGTATCTAGGGCCTCTTCCTGAGGTTCAACCTGATGACATTGTATTGTAA
- the LOC115750264 gene encoding DNA-directed RNA polymerase V subunit 7-like isoform X2: MSALGEILQGVVDQVFRSGMGLLLRSGPLKWVYLSAIKMPGYSFIPGENPSFLHDKFGKIEAGVVVRFSVLSFRWIGRRWGDARNELAVLASIEGEYLGPLPEVQPDDIVL; this comes from the exons ATGTCTGCCCTG GGAGAAATCTTGCAGGGGGTTGTGGACCAGGTATTCAGGTCAGGAATGGGTTTGCTCCTCAGAAGTGGACCTTTAAAATGGGTGTATCTCTCAGCGATTAAAATGCCAGGTTACAGCTTTATTCCTGGAGAAAatccttcttttcttcatgACAAGTTCGGGAAAATAGAAGCCGGTGTCGTGGTTCGTTTTTCAGTGCTCAGCTTTAGATGGATAGGGAGAAGATGGGGGGATGCAAGGAATGAGCTTGCCGTCCTTGCTAGTATAGAAGGAGAGTATCTAGGGCCTCTTCCTGAGGTTCAACCTGATGACATTGTATTGTAA